The following proteins are co-located in the Candidatus Deferrimicrobiaceae bacterium genome:
- the glgX gene encoding glycogen debranching protein GlgX — protein sequence MGYPLSHRTGRTLSEGSDFPLGATALPGGVNFAVYSRNASEMFLLLFDRPDADPTDVIRIGNRDRFIWHVFVHGISAGQLYAFKARGEYDPARGLRFNESKLLADPYARAFTGPFRNVDNLLLSYDPASPGRDLVSDPRDDTRIVPKGIVTEDRFDWQGVSPPNHPLDRLVIYETHVKGFTADPASGVAHPGTYLGFTEKIPYLKALGVNAVELLPVHAHYTEDFLLAKGLTNYWGYNTSGFFAPEATYGTGRVPGCEIDEFKTLVRELHRAGIEVILDVVYNHTCEGSELGPTMSLRGLDNPSYYALTGPPSQPARYYTNTTGCGNALDLSSPPALRLVMDSLRYWVEVMRVDGFRFDLASVLAREDGRYRNNASFFDAAAQDPVLCRVKLIAEPWDLGTYEVGNFPVDWSEWNGKFRDTIRRFVKGDPGQLPDLGRRLTGSADLYGDDGRSAYNSVNFVTCHDGFTLGDLVSYNGKHNDANLEGNRDGNDDNASWNCGAEGDTQDPAVLALRRRLAKNHACCLLLAAGTPMILSGDECLRSQQGNNNAYCQDNALGWFRWDDVKRNADFLDFFRKLIELNRRFPILQRRKFLLGDDLDADGIPDIDWFGKALDRPDWGDSELRTLAWRLEGSEDGTEGVGGAYQLFVVLNADWRPQQVMLPAPPSGLRWRRVIDTALPAGEDFAEAGAEVAIDPPGAYLVPPRATVVLVAK from the coding sequence ATGGGCTATCCGCTTTCGCACCGGACCGGACGCACGCTTTCCGAAGGCAGCGATTTCCCGCTGGGCGCCACCGCATTGCCGGGCGGCGTGAACTTCGCCGTCTACTCCCGCAACGCCTCCGAGATGTTCCTCCTGCTGTTCGACCGTCCCGACGCCGACCCGACCGACGTCATCCGCATCGGGAATCGGGACCGCTTCATCTGGCACGTCTTCGTGCACGGGATCTCCGCGGGGCAGCTTTACGCCTTCAAGGCGCGAGGCGAATACGATCCTGCCCGCGGGCTGCGCTTCAACGAGAGCAAGCTGCTCGCGGATCCCTACGCCCGGGCCTTCACGGGCCCATTTCGTAATGTCGACAACCTGCTGCTTTCGTACGACCCCGCATCGCCCGGCCGCGATCTGGTCTCCGACCCTCGCGACGACACCCGGATCGTCCCCAAGGGCATCGTCACGGAGGATCGCTTCGACTGGCAGGGGGTATCGCCGCCGAACCACCCGCTCGACCGGCTCGTCATCTACGAGACGCACGTGAAGGGCTTCACCGCCGATCCTGCCTCGGGCGTCGCGCATCCCGGAACCTATCTCGGCTTCACGGAAAAGATCCCCTACCTCAAGGCGCTGGGCGTCAACGCCGTCGAGCTGCTCCCCGTGCACGCGCACTACACCGAGGACTTCCTTCTGGCGAAAGGACTCACCAATTACTGGGGATACAACACCTCCGGGTTTTTCGCGCCGGAGGCGACTTACGGCACCGGGCGGGTTCCCGGCTGCGAGATCGACGAGTTCAAGACGCTGGTGCGCGAGCTCCATCGGGCGGGGATCGAGGTGATCCTCGACGTGGTCTACAACCATACCTGCGAGGGGAGCGAACTGGGCCCGACGATGAGCCTGCGCGGCCTCGACAACCCGTCGTACTACGCCCTGACAGGGCCGCCCTCCCAACCGGCGCGCTACTACACCAACACCACCGGCTGCGGCAACGCACTCGATCTCTCCAGCCCGCCGGCGCTTCGGCTGGTCATGGATTCCCTGCGCTACTGGGTCGAAGTGATGCGGGTCGACGGCTTCCGGTTCGACCTGGCGTCGGTCCTGGCCCGGGAAGACGGCCGCTACCGGAACAACGCCTCCTTCTTCGACGCCGCCGCGCAGGATCCCGTGCTGTGCCGCGTCAAGCTGATCGCGGAGCCGTGGGACCTGGGGACTTACGAGGTGGGCAACTTCCCGGTCGACTGGAGCGAGTGGAACGGGAAGTTCCGGGATACGATCCGCCGGTTCGTCAAGGGGGATCCCGGGCAGCTTCCCGACCTGGGACGGCGGCTGACGGGCTCGGCCGACCTCTACGGCGACGATGGCCGATCGGCCTACAACAGCGTCAATTTCGTCACCTGCCACGACGGGTTCACCCTCGGAGACCTGGTCTCCTATAACGGAAAGCACAACGATGCCAACCTGGAGGGCAACCGGGACGGCAACGACGACAACGCTTCGTGGAACTGCGGGGCAGAGGGTGACACGCAGGATCCTGCGGTGCTTGCGCTGCGACGGCGACTCGCCAAGAACCATGCCTGCTGCCTGCTGCTCGCCGCCGGTACCCCGATGATCCTCTCGGGGGATGAATGCCTCCGGTCGCAGCAGGGCAACAACAACGCCTACTGCCAAGACAATGCGCTGGGCTGGTTTCGCTGGGACGACGTGAAGCGCAACGCCGATTTCCTCGATTTCTTCCGGAAACTGATCGAACTCAACCGCCGCTTCCCGATCCTGCAGCGCCGGAAATTCCTGCTGGGAGACGACCTCGACGCGGATGGCATTCCCGATATCGACTGGTTCGGGAAGGCGCTCGACCGTCCGGATTGGGGAGATTCCGAATTGCGGACGCTCGCCTGGCGGCTCGAGGGCAGCGAGGACGGGACGGAGGGGGTCGGCGGGGCGTACCAGCTGTTCGTCGTCCTGAACGCCGACTGGCGTCCGCAGCAGGTGATGCTGCCCGCGCCGCCCTCCGGGTTGCGGTGGCGGCGAGTGATCGACACGGCGCTGCCGGCGGGGGAGGACTTCGCTGAGGCGGGCGCCGAGGTGGCGATCGATCCCCCGGGCGCCTATCTCGTGCCGCCCCGGGCCACGGTGGTACTCGTCGCGAAGTGA
- a CDS encoding ammonia-forming cytochrome c nitrite reductase subunit c552 produces MRTRLWKAGSLLMAAALAVALPALAAKSTKSAKSGGAAGKGDVKVSAAACYDCHDEIKALKEGSRHAGLACATCHGGLKEHLDSSDNKPVTIIDQKVCGGCHKEQYASFFKTNHEGAARKEKGVPAGRSPMMDKLLAPYGFTIEHNEPRGHAFMIIDQFVVDRFQGGRFQFKQGAWGMDQAGKTWDVLTDTGKTLPETAKAGNPTCIQCKTSDHLLKWKYLGDKDPKAKWDRTSDVVAVAKDTNNVVGCVHCHDPHGAKPRVVRDALIEAISAKGAKMFERNGKTDLKVISFRDGFRKIGLMEKTDSRMMCAQCHVEYACGAGAQFSDGKKVGYDDVRTNYFPLEGPLGLLEKYKKQDFFDFKHAVTGARLVKLQHPEAETYAGSVHDKAGIQCHQCHMPKVKKGGKVYTDHGVVRPKNHVKESCSGCHPKATLESKAYQIEGTQNYIRGKMRKAEYWLGQLIDAYAAAKRMGVPEETLAKARLKHEEAHVLWEWWTAENSDGFHNPELARESLAQSISASKEGVKILNDAMDAKK; encoded by the coding sequence ATGCGAACGAGACTCTGGAAGGCGGGTTCGTTGCTGATGGCGGCGGCGCTGGCCGTCGCGCTGCCGGCGCTGGCGGCGAAGTCCACCAAGTCGGCGAAGTCGGGCGGCGCGGCGGGCAAGGGGGATGTGAAAGTCTCCGCTGCGGCGTGTTACGACTGCCACGACGAGATCAAGGCGCTCAAGGAGGGGAGCCGGCATGCGGGGCTCGCCTGCGCGACTTGTCACGGCGGGCTGAAGGAGCATCTGGATTCGAGCGACAACAAGCCCGTCACGATCATCGACCAGAAGGTGTGCGGCGGCTGCCACAAGGAACAATATGCCAGCTTCTTCAAGACCAACCACGAGGGGGCTGCGCGAAAGGAAAAAGGCGTCCCGGCCGGGCGATCCCCGATGATGGACAAGCTGTTGGCGCCCTACGGCTTCACCATCGAGCACAACGAGCCGCGAGGCCATGCGTTCATGATCATCGACCAGTTTGTCGTCGACCGCTTCCAGGGCGGCCGATTCCAGTTCAAGCAGGGCGCGTGGGGAATGGACCAGGCCGGCAAGACATGGGACGTGTTGACCGACACCGGCAAGACGTTGCCCGAGACGGCGAAGGCGGGCAATCCCACCTGCATCCAGTGCAAGACCTCCGACCACCTGCTCAAGTGGAAGTATCTGGGCGACAAGGATCCCAAGGCGAAGTGGGACCGCACCTCCGACGTCGTCGCGGTCGCGAAGGACACCAACAACGTCGTGGGCTGCGTCCATTGCCACGACCCGCACGGCGCGAAGCCGCGCGTGGTGCGGGATGCGCTGATCGAGGCGATCTCGGCCAAGGGCGCGAAGATGTTCGAGCGCAACGGGAAGACCGACCTCAAGGTGATTTCCTTCCGCGACGGCTTCCGTAAAATCGGCCTGATGGAGAAGACCGACTCCCGGATGATGTGCGCCCAGTGCCACGTCGAGTACGCCTGCGGGGCGGGCGCCCAGTTCAGCGACGGGAAGAAGGTCGGCTACGACGACGTCCGCACGAACTATTTCCCGCTCGAAGGCCCTCTCGGCCTGCTGGAAAAATACAAGAAGCAGGACTTCTTCGATTTCAAGCATGCAGTCACCGGTGCGCGGCTGGTCAAGCTGCAGCACCCCGAGGCCGAGACGTACGCGGGCAGCGTCCACGACAAGGCCGGAATCCAGTGCCACCAGTGCCATATGCCGAAGGTCAAGAAGGGCGGCAAGGTCTATACCGACCACGGTGTGGTCCGCCCGAAGAACCACGTGAAGGAATCGTGCTCGGGCTGCCACCCGAAGGCGACTCTCGAGTCGAAGGCTTACCAGATCGAGGGGACGCAGAATTACATCCGCGGCAAGATGCGCAAGGCCGAATACTGGCTCGGGCAGCTGATCGACGCCTATGCAGCGGCGAAGCGGATGGGCGTCCCCGAGGAAACGCTGGCCAAGGCGCGGCTGAAGCACGAGGAAGCACACGTCCTGTGGGAGTGGTGGACCGCCGAGAACAGCGACGGCTTCCACAATCCCGAGCTCGCGCGCGAGTCGCTGGCGCAGTCGATCAGCGCTTCGAAGGAAGGCGTAAAGATCCTCAACGACGCGATGGATGCGAAGAAGTAG
- a CDS encoding AmpG family muropeptide MFS transporter, producing MLNYRVMTSLLAAFANPRIFWVLLLGFSSGLPLALTGSTLQAWMATEKVDLALIGVFSLVGLPYTLKFLWSPLMDRFVPPFLGRRRGWMIVTQGALAAALAAMAFSDPKAHIGLVGLLALLVAFFSASQDIVVDAWRTEVLEPAEIGPGVGVHILGYRVAMIVSGGAALILADRIPWRAVYLLMAGCMGFGVFASLFAPEPRLTAKPPKSLREAVVDPFVEFLSRPGAAWILLFILFYKLDVVMANALVTPFLMETGFTKTDIGAVYKLFGMIATILGTLAGGAAVTRYGLKACLWAFGLVQSISTLSFLGLARFGKSYPLMVFAIGSENLCSGMGNAAYTAFLMSLCNRRFTATQYALLTSLMAVTRVVVGAPTGWLAKSAGWEAYFVISTAAAIPGLLLLLGYDRWTIPGRSR from the coding sequence GTGCTAAATTATCGCGTCATGACTTCGCTGCTCGCCGCCTTCGCCAACCCGCGCATCTTCTGGGTGCTGCTGCTCGGCTTTTCGTCGGGTCTCCCGCTCGCGCTGACCGGCTCGACGCTGCAGGCGTGGATGGCGACCGAGAAGGTCGACCTCGCGCTGATCGGCGTCTTCTCCCTCGTCGGGCTCCCCTACACGCTCAAGTTTCTCTGGTCGCCGCTGATGGACCGCTTCGTCCCCCCGTTCCTTGGGCGCCGCCGCGGCTGGATGATCGTCACCCAAGGCGCCCTGGCAGCGGCCCTCGCCGCGATGGCGTTTTCCGATCCGAAGGCGCACATCGGCCTCGTCGGACTGCTCGCGCTACTTGTGGCGTTCTTCAGCGCCTCGCAGGACATCGTGGTCGACGCGTGGCGCACCGAGGTGCTCGAACCGGCCGAGATCGGTCCGGGCGTCGGCGTCCATATCCTCGGCTACCGGGTGGCGATGATCGTGTCGGGCGGGGCCGCACTCATCCTGGCCGACCGGATCCCGTGGCGCGCGGTCTACCTGCTGATGGCGGGGTGCATGGGCTTCGGGGTCTTCGCCTCGCTCTTCGCGCCCGAGCCGCGCCTCACCGCGAAACCGCCGAAGAGCCTGCGGGAGGCGGTCGTCGACCCGTTCGTCGAATTCCTCTCGCGCCCGGGCGCCGCGTGGATCCTGTTGTTCATCCTCTTCTACAAGCTGGACGTGGTGATGGCCAACGCCCTCGTCACCCCGTTCCTCATGGAGACCGGCTTCACCAAGACCGACATCGGCGCAGTCTACAAGCTGTTCGGCATGATCGCGACGATCCTCGGGACGCTGGCGGGAGGGGCGGCCGTCACCCGCTACGGGCTGAAGGCGTGCCTGTGGGCGTTCGGCCTGGTCCAGTCGATCTCCACGCTGTCGTTCCTCGGCCTGGCCCGCTTCGGGAAAAGCTACCCGCTGATGGTGTTCGCGATCGGCTCCGAGAACCTGTGCAGCGGCATGGGGAACGCCGCCTATACCGCGTTCCTGATGAGCCTGTGCAACCGCCGCTTCACCGCTACGCAATACGCGCTTTTGACCAGCCTCATGGCCGTCACGCGCGTCGTGGTCGGCGCCCCCACCGGCTGGCTCGCCAAGTCGGCCGGATGGGAGGCGTATTTCGTCATCAGCACTGCCGCCGCGATCCCGGGGTTGCTGCTCCTGCTCGGGTACGACCGCTGGACGATCCCGGGACGATCCCGTTGA
- a CDS encoding ATP-binding protein — MGNEILEILKEFGAGGGDPGNNSVRFLLAGFFWMVLAVVSSQQYKRTNESRDLYIGIAAAFGLTRELLMFVLEYGAFRGFVPTLFSYRTFPPLEHMLTDIGRILLGFAFLRYFAPEKHFGRWFLRAGIAVFVALYLVSAPLWIRFLDAHPGLYIGTGVDYALFWGDMASRITASAFMAAVLAMLVRHRRAGSRVPAALFAGFAFLFLDEFLMGVNITIGLEAWKGVLSPIRHNLGIWAIPLFLATYWGDLFRQLRTEKLRAEENLAERNHAELKLRESEARYRTLVDHIDLGITLVDTNYRVVMANAAEGRLFHCPPADLEGKFCHVEFERRDRPCDHCPGTEAMATREAVTREIDNTRPDGSPFNVRIHAFPVLGEDGTCRGFIELVEDITEVRQAQIQSRKMEAKLLQTQKLESLGILAGGIAHDFNNLLVSMLGNVDLAMNAVSAESPVRPYLQRIDAAATRAADLTNQMLAYSGKGRFVVEPINLSRLVEEMGHLLTTVISKRAHLKFNLAAPLPHVEADATQLRQVVMNLITNASDALDDSNGVITVTTGTIDVDRSYLAGNYLDEQLAPGGYAFVEVSDTGCGMDRETQARIFDPFFTTKHTGRGLGLAAALGIVRSHKGGLRVYSEPGRGTTFKVLFPAIDGDGVAGSAGTERIAQAKPAQPRPAGTVLVADDEEAVRDVARMMLEGAGFTVLTAADGIDAVELFRKRQGDIAAVVLDMTMPRMGGEDAFRELRRIDPGVRVVLSSGYNEQETVNHFLGKGLAGFIQKPYRTKMLTEKVQEAIARTPPPDQMP; from the coding sequence GTGGGGAACGAAATACTCGAAATCCTGAAAGAGTTCGGCGCCGGAGGCGGCGACCCGGGGAACAATTCCGTCCGCTTCCTGCTGGCCGGATTCTTCTGGATGGTGCTGGCGGTCGTCTCGTCCCAGCAATACAAGCGCACGAACGAGAGCCGCGACCTCTACATCGGCATCGCGGCGGCCTTCGGTCTTACCCGCGAGCTGCTGATGTTCGTGCTCGAGTACGGCGCCTTCCGCGGCTTCGTCCCGACCCTCTTCTCGTACCGCACGTTCCCGCCGCTCGAGCATATGCTCACCGACATCGGGCGCATCCTGCTAGGCTTCGCCTTCCTGCGCTACTTCGCGCCCGAAAAACATTTCGGACGCTGGTTCCTGCGTGCCGGCATCGCGGTCTTCGTCGCGCTCTACCTCGTCTCCGCCCCGCTCTGGATCCGCTTCCTTGATGCGCATCCCGGGCTGTACATCGGGACCGGCGTCGATTATGCCCTCTTCTGGGGAGATATGGCCTCCCGCATCACCGCCTCCGCCTTCATGGCGGCGGTCCTCGCGATGCTGGTTCGTCACCGCAGGGCGGGCAGCCGCGTCCCGGCGGCCCTCTTTGCCGGTTTCGCGTTCCTATTCCTCGACGAATTCCTCATGGGCGTCAATATCACGATTGGCCTTGAAGCCTGGAAGGGAGTCCTCTCTCCGATCCGCCACAACCTCGGCATCTGGGCGATCCCGCTGTTTTTGGCCACCTACTGGGGCGACCTGTTCCGGCAGTTGCGCACCGAGAAGCTGCGGGCCGAGGAGAACCTTGCCGAACGCAACCACGCCGAATTAAAGCTTCGGGAGAGCGAAGCCCGGTACCGGACGCTGGTCGACCATATCGACCTGGGGATCACCCTCGTCGACACGAACTACCGGGTAGTCATGGCGAATGCCGCCGAGGGGCGGCTGTTCCATTGTCCGCCGGCCGATCTCGAGGGGAAATTCTGCCATGTGGAATTCGAGCGGCGTGACCGGCCGTGCGACCATTGCCCGGGGACCGAGGCGATGGCCACGCGGGAAGCGGTCACCCGCGAGATCGACAACACGCGTCCCGACGGCAGCCCGTTCAACGTCCGGATCCACGCGTTCCCAGTCCTCGGGGAAGACGGCACGTGCCGCGGCTTCATCGAGCTCGTCGAGGACATCACCGAGGTCCGGCAGGCGCAGATCCAGAGCCGGAAGATGGAAGCCAAGCTGCTCCAGACGCAGAAGCTCGAGAGCCTCGGCATCCTGGCGGGCGGCATCGCCCACGACTTCAACAACCTGCTCGTCAGCATGCTGGGGAACGTCGACCTCGCGATGAACGCGGTGTCGGCCGAATCGCCCGTCCGCCCCTACCTGCAGCGCATCGACGCCGCCGCCACCCGGGCGGCCGACCTGACGAACCAGATGCTCGCCTATTCCGGCAAGGGCCGCTTCGTCGTCGAGCCGATCAACCTCTCGCGCCTCGTCGAGGAGATGGGGCACCTCCTGACCACGGTCATCTCGAAGCGGGCGCACCTCAAGTTCAACCTGGCGGCGCCCCTTCCCCACGTCGAGGCCGACGCCACCCAGCTGCGCCAGGTCGTCATGAACCTGATCACGAACGCCTCCGACGCGCTGGACGATTCCAACGGCGTCATCACCGTGACCACGGGGACGATCGACGTCGATCGCAGCTACCTCGCGGGAAACTACCTCGACGAACAACTGGCCCCCGGCGGTTACGCCTTCGTCGAGGTCTCCGACACCGGCTGCGGGATGGACCGGGAGACCCAGGCCCGGATCTTCGACCCGTTCTTCACGACCAAGCACACCGGGCGGGGGCTGGGACTCGCCGCGGCGCTCGGCATCGTCCGGAGCCACAAGGGCGGGTTGCGCGTCTACAGCGAGCCGGGCCGCGGCACGACGTTCAAGGTGCTGTTCCCCGCGATCGACGGGGACGGGGTCGCGGGATCGGCGGGAACGGAGCGGATCGCGCAGGCGAAGCCGGCGCAGCCCCGGCCGGCGGGAACCGTCCTCGTGGCAGACGACGAGGAAGCGGTGCGCGACGTGGCCCGGATGATGCTCGAAGGCGCCGGCTTCACCGTCCTCACCGCGGCGGACGGTATCGACGCCGTGGAGCTGTTCCGGAAACGGCAGGGGGACATCGCGGCGGTCGTGCTCGACATGACGATGCCGCGCATGGGCGGCGAGGACGCGTTCCGGGAGCTTCGACGAATCGACCCGGGCGTGCGGGTGGTGCTGTCGAGCGGCTACAACGAGCAGGAGACGGTCAACCACTTCCTGGGGAAGGGGCTTGCCGGCTTCATCCAGAAGCCCTACCGGACGAAAATGCTGACCGAGAAGGTGCAGGAAGCCATCGCGAGAACGCCCCCGCCGGATCAGATGCCGTAG